GCCCTCTGACACGTCATGAAAGAGGCCCTCGAAACTCAACGGGCTATTCCTTGCGGGCGATCTTGAGGGGGTGCTTCCCTCACTGCTGTTCATGTAATCGCTGCGGAACTGAAATTTCCGAACCGGACGAAGTCTACCTGTTGATTCGGCCGTCTTCGATAATTCGGGAGGCTTCCCGGAGTATTTGGAAATAATGAACGCGCCTCTCTCAGATGTCGGGTTCTGCTCCAGATACAGTCCATCTTGAACAAAACTCACTGGATTATTTGGGTGGGGTGAGGGATAACGAAGTAATGTAGTCAGGGCCGTTGAGGAATCGGAGTTCAATACTATATCCGTCAGTGTTAAATTTCCAAAAAGCTGGAAAGAGAACTAACACTGCCAGCGTATGCGGAGTAACATAGCTACACACACAAAGTCAACCAGCTCCGATCGAAGCCCCTCTGCAAAGAGGAGATCCCAAACTACAAGCATGTCTTGAAAGGGGAACTCGCGCCCAAAAAGGAGACGCATCCATCGACTTGGTTGATGAATCAGCCACTTCGCCCACACTAAAACGAAAAGCCACAACTTACGTTAGAAAAATCTGCGGCAAGATATCGAGTGCTTGTAGATGGTCGGCCAACTCCAAGTCCGCAGCCACCAGCAGATCGTTATGGATGTGTTCGCACTGAAGGACAATCGGAATCGCATCTGCCTGGCCGTTCGTTGATCTATGTGCATTGTGCTCATAGTATATCCTGGTGGTCTGCATTACGGAGCAGAACAAGTTAAATGCGTCATGCTCGATGTAATCGGCGTCCAAGAGTTGAAACATGCAGTCGTCAGCTTGCCCTGTAGGCCAGGAAGTTTCGCGAGATTTCGGCTCGATAGCATCCCTATCAACAACCCATAGAATGGGCGCTAGTAGCTCATGCATGCCTTGACGATATCCCAGATCGGGGTTGAGTTTCGAATATATAAACAAAATATCAACCATTTTGGCCTTCGTTGCGGGCTCGTGAAAGAAATAGTTCTCCTGCAAGCACCGATCCACGTCTTGCAGTATATCTGCTCTTAGCTGTTCATCTTGCCGCAGGGTTTGCCAAGGAGACTTGCAGAAACGAATCAGTCAAGTAAAGGAATTGTCAAAATGAGGGTTTGCATACCTGTTCATCATCCGCGAGGGGATCGACACTTGACTGAAGATCATCAGGGTGTTCGACATACTTCAGAAAATGCTCTTTCAGTGCGACATATGTGCTGCGCGCGTCTGATATTTTGCTTGGCCATTGTGCATGACCAAGGTTCTCGAAAAGCAGGAATGCCTGTCCCTGAGTTAGCACAGGGTCTCAAGTGCATACTCACGGACGCATACCTTCCAACATATCGACCTCAACCCATCGTCACATATATTATCGTCTTGCTCCGACTTGAGTGCTTCTCGAAGGTCCGAGGGCGTATCGCGGGAGTGAAACAGGATATTCCATCGCTGTCTAGAGATATCGTTAGCAAGAAGGGCCACAGAAAGGACATGGACAGCTTGAACGGAGGGGGAATGCACCTAGAGTCTTCTATACCCCTCATTTCCCCATGTGTAAATGTTTTGGGATTTCCGATGGGTTGAGATGTGAATGGAGGAAACATGCAGAGAGATAAACCGTCGCGGAGGTACAAATGACGTTCCTGATGGGGTGATCGTCATCCCTCGGCCTTTTCCCCGCCAACGGAATTCAGCCAACAACAACTCACCAGTCACCACCAaacctcctctcccagtccCTCAATTCTCTTAATGGTGCGTGGTGCAGGCTTCGATGTCGGCAGATCTGTTCGCAGAGTTCGGAAATGGGCCATCCACTAGGCAGCCTTCGAATGCTGCTCGCCAGCATGCGCCCGCACCTCAGGCGAGCTCTTTAATCGACGGTCTCGATGCATTTGAAGATGCTACACTCGCCCAATCTACTCCTCGCCATCTTAACGAGCCCGCGCCTCTATCTGGTACTCGCAAGCACTCGATACAATATGATGATTTTGGAGAGTTTGAACTGCCGCAGCCTGGTACCAACAACGATGTGCTTTTCGATGCCGCGCTCGAGGAATTTTCAGACGATGCCAGCGATGACTGGGGTGAATTTGAGACTGCAGAACCCTCAATTGGTCATATCAACAAATACAAAGCCGAAAAGCCTGTCGAGAGACAGGAGACCATAAATAAGCCGACCGCCAGCACTTTACAGAATACTCGATCACCATCGGGACTTTCGGGAACGGTGGATCTATTGGGCTCGCTAGACTCGCTTTCGTTCCAAGATAAATCGGCAGCTAGCTACCATCGTTCCATAGATATATTAGTCGACGATAGCCCAGCGACGAAGATTGTCAACATGCAAAATGCAAAACCGAAACTCCCTGTGCAGGAAGAGCTGTTCGAGGAATGGGCTGATTTCACAGATGGACCGATAGAGACCACCCAAAGCTCTAAACGAAAGGTTGCAGACCACCAAGGAATGGTCGGCAAAAAGGGAGACCCGGCGCAAACGTTGAAGCCTACTGCAAAAACAGGGCCAACCAAAGTGCTTAAACCAAGAACGAAATCCCCCCCTGCTGGCCATGTGCGTCCCACGAATATCCCCCCTCCGTCAATCTTACTAGAGTTGTTCCCTCAAATTTTTGAGCGCCTACGACAAGATGGCGCCGAAGCAAAGAGGAATTTGCAGGAAAGAGAAATCCTAGAATCAGTTTCTCTATCTATCATTAACACTCTAAAAACTGTCGCAAGGGTTATCGCGGGCCGTACTCTACGATGGAAAAGGGATGCGATTTTGAGTCAGAGCATGCGAATCGGCCCTGCACGCTCAGGCAAGACAGGAGGGATGAAACTGAGTACTGTGAATAAGAACGAGGACATTAAAGAGCAACAGGAGGCCGTCGATGTCATAAATATGTGGCGAGATCGTGCTGCACTATTCAACTCCGTTACCCAGGCCGCAGGGAGACGTCCAGTGCAGGCTATTATGGAGAACACTCGCGTCACGACTGCCATGGCCAGCCATGGAGCTATAAAGGCTTCGCACGCATGCGCGCTTTGTGGGCTGAAGCGAGACGAAAGAATACCCAAGATTGACGAAAATGTAGAGGACAGCTTCGGTGAGTGGTGGACGGAGCACTGGGGCCACACTGAATGCAGACAATTCTGGGAGGACAACATGGGCCTCCTTGGACAGCGATGACGCTGTTATGGGGGTATTCCACTTGACCTGTTCGGCATTTGATCATGTCAGGCGGCTTACCTTGAGGTTTCACGGTCCCAAGAGGCATCATCCGCCAAATTTGGAACACGGCGTCCAATGCCTACAGGCCCTCTTCCACTTCATGGAAGCAACATATTCAGGGTTGATATCGCGACGGCATTCGGAGTTGCATTCAGCTCTACAAGCACCATCTGTCTGGTTTTGGTATGAACTACGTCATGGTGTAGCGTACTCGTTGTATGTCTAATCGGCGATAACAGAGATAAGCAATCGGCACTCCCAGGTATGGCGGAGAATACGGAGTAGCGAGGAGGAAATAGTTACTATAGTAGTTGCCAGAGAGCCATACTCCATAGCTTTCACAATACTAGGGGATTAAACATATCCAGTCGACTCAAAGAGTACCTTAGGCAACTTGCGGGAGAGCACCTAAGATAGGGAGTGGCTGGTTTGTACCCGATGATCAGGAAATGAATGATGCGAGTACAACCACAGCTGGATGGCAGCCTTATTTACCCACTCATTGATCAGCCGACCGCGCTTGCATCAGCGCCAGCATAAATTCATCCTTGTGCGGCTGAAATTCCCTTAAAAGACATCTGCGTTTGTTCTGCTTGCTTCTTTCGTTTGACTGCGTACTATCCTACCGCCGGCACCACCCGTGACTGAGCGGGCTGTCTTGACTTCCGTCTGACTCCACACTTCCATCCGACTCCTGATCTCAGACCAGCTCAACTTCTCAGTCACTCCGCGACAACCCATTGATTCCGGGGGTATTCACCATTAGTCGAAACTCCATCTATCGCCGTGGTCAAATTGTTTACCTACCAGGCCACCGCAGGAGCTCAGTTAATCCAGCCTAGCCCTACACTTCACAGCTATCTGCCTTCCCCGCCTTGTAACTCCGCTTACCGCAAGGCGGGACCTCCCCAGACAGAGAGTGCCTCTTTGTTCGAGCATATATTCCTTCTCTCTGCTACAAACTGACACCCTTTCGTATATACTTGCCCAGCTCTTGTGCAGCTTACACTCCAGGAATTTCAAGGGTCTCTCCTGACCAGTGGTACCCGGGAAAGAACcggcagcaacaacaggacAGAATGGGTCTCTCTTATAACGTCTACCTTACATCTGCCAAAATATTCGGCTGCAAGAAATGCAAAACCCATCTTGCGGACTACGAAGACATTATCAGTCGGGTGAGTCGATCGTCATCATGCTCCTGTCGAATCTGGTTAATGGGCTACTGCTAACTGGCCGTCTGTTTTGCAGAGTTTCCGGGGCCAACATGGGAAAGCGTATCTCTTCAATAACGTTGTGAATATTACCCAGTCGGAGGCTGTGGAGCGTGGTATGACTACAGGGAGGCATATTGTACGCGACATCGCATGCAGGCAATGTAAAGAAACGGTAGGATGGAAGTACGACAAAGCGTACGAGAACAGCGAGAAATACAAGGAAGGGAAATTTattttggaggaggagctcctATGCGTTGTGTGCTAGAGTTCCATCTCGGCTTAACACGTCCTCGAGAGCTATATCAACAGTTTGACGCGGTCCGGTCTTGTTGGAGGGTCCCGAGTAAGGCTCGCACGGCTCTACCTGCACAAACCGGACGAATGTTACAATGGCATATTTGGATTGGCGCAAAGTGAATGGCGTTAAATGGGGTGTACTCCATATTCTATTTTTGGTCAGGTTCAGGCTGGGAGTTTTTGTCTTCCATATGGCACTGCGGATCTTATCAACGGAGGTGTCGATTCCCAGTGCTTCAGATTGggtttattcttatattatttctttctatttctataACAACACTGCATCCAGTTAAGATGGTAGCTGTTCAGCTGTATCTTCAGAATCGAACAAGGTCCCCTCACTGTGGATATTCAACAGGCCGTTAAATAGTTCTCAACTGCTACCAATCCACTCGACATTCTCAGCGCACTTCTGCATTGATAGTAACATCCAAGACCTCAAATATTTCCCAAATTTACAGTCTCATCATGTTCGAACCCTGGGACATTGTCATCCACGGCCGGATCGGGCAGCCATGAAATCGGTCAATATGACGGACCCACCAGCCGTTTATCGGACATGAAGCCGAGATTTGTCCCTCCCCGCGCTCAACAATTTTGTGGGACGGAGAAAAATATCCATATTGTTCCATACAACAGGAGTTAGGAGAGCGAAAAacgaaagaaagaaaaaaaaagggaataTGTCCAATAAGACAATGCGCGCCGTGGTCTTCAATGGCCTACACAAAGTTGCCGTCGAGGACCGTCCCGTCCCCCAGGTCCAGCACCCGGAGGACATTGTTATCAAGGCGACATATACTGCGCTTTGTGGAAGGTAATTGGAACTCCCATCTTTGATTCTTTGAACGTGTCTTAAAGTAACTGTTGGTTCTAGTGACCTCCATGTATACCGTGGCACTGAACCTGCGGGAACAGGGTTCATCATGGGCCACGAGGTAACTGGTGAAgttgttgaggttggtgACGCGGTGAAGACCGTGCAGAAGGGGGACTCTATTGTTTCGGCTTTTACAACGTCGTGGTATGTTACTCACTTGGTCTGCTACGACATGGTAGTATGGAAGTATGCTGATACATGGAGATACCGCAAAGCGGAACATGTTTCTATTGCAAGGCAGGCTTCTCGTCTAGATGTGACAAGAATGCACTTCTTGGATGCGACAATCTAGATGGTGCCCAAGCTGAATATGTACGTGTCCAGTCAAAATTGATTATCTCAAGATATATGGATACATAACAAACTAAACTAAACGCCATGAAGGTCCGAATCCCAAACGCAGATGGAACAGTCATCAAAGCTCCACCGGGAATCGAGGAAAAGTACCTCGTTCTCATGGGCGACATTTTCCCAACGGGATACTTCGCCGCTTTGAATGCATTCAAAAATGTCACCGCAGAGCAAATCGCCCAGCAGACTGTTGTGCTCATCGGCTGTGGACCCGTTGGTCTCTGCGCACTGATTAACGCCCTCGAATACAAGCCCAAGCATATCCTTGCCGTTGACTCCGTCCCATCCAGACTCGAGCTGGCTCGTTCTCTCGGTGCAGAGCCATGGAACTTCCAGACAGACAGGGAGAATCTGGGCAAGAGGGTGCTTGAGCTGACTGAGGGTCGTGGAGCAGATGCTGTTATTGAAGTTGTGGGTTTGAGTCCGGCATTGAGGATGGGATTTGATCTTCTCAGGCCTTGGGGTGTCATTAGTAGCGTTGGCGTTCATAATGGAGAGGTGGGCTATATTCACTCCCGCCTCTGCAGCCATCCAGACTGGAGCATCTACTAATGATTGGCAGATACCGTGGAATGGAAACGAGGCGTATGGGAAAAATTTGACTCTACAGATGGGTCGATGCCCCGTGCGGTCTGTTTCGGATGCGGCGCTAGAGGTGCTGAAGAGGAACCAGCATTTACTTGGGTAGGTCTTTTATGTTTGCGTTGTTGATCATAATGCTAATGCGGATCACCAGGTTCATGGCCGATCACATCATGCCTCTGTCGCAAGCTGTCGAGGCATATGATTTGTTCAATGCAATGAAGGTGCAAAAGGTGATTTTTGAGGCAGCGAAATAAATCAAAGCGGGTCTATTTCCGTCAATATTCTGTTCACAGAAGTATAGAAGTATagggtttatatagatagaaatGCGTGGTGTCTGAAGCCTGACTACGCCGTAATCTTCCAAGGCTCGTAACAACCCGACATTGGACCAGAAACCTTATTAGGTATAAGGACCCTAATCAACAATGGCCACGTTGAATCCAACAAAAGCCaaaactaaattaaaaatcAAATATAAAAcataaaatataaaagcaCACCAATCAGTCTTCGCCAGCAAAGCCGATCTCTGGCCCTCTCTCTCTGCCTGCCTTACCAGTTACTACTTTGGACTTGTATATCTTTCCTCCAGATTTGAAACAGACCAAGTTAAATCGTCTTCACTTCAATAGGTAGCTAAGGCAGAAAGAGATCCACCCACGCCCCTGTGATTGTGGCGTGAGCATATGTAGATGAGCTGTTCACTGACACGGCCCGCTCCCACCTGGTGGCTCCAGAGATATCTACTTAAGCATAACGTAGATATTCCTGTACGAGACAATACGGTAGGCATGTACGTACGGCGGGGATACGTGCAGAGTAAGTTACATATATCCCCGTCTTACTAGGTACTAGTATGTAAGGAAGGATGAAGTTCCATGCCAGGCTGCCTTCCTgcggagaaaagaaaaaggaattgTCTGCAGGTGTGGCTGGTGACTGCAGTGCGGGGAAGGAAAGAGCTTATTGGATATGCCCGGGCTCGCAGGTGGTACGATTGCGTGAGTGGATCATCTGCCGAGGAATTATAGCTAAGGATAGATGGAAATCAAGGCACAGATGAAATGGATTTCTAGGACATGTAGTGAAGGAGGGAAGTCTAGAATCTAGAAATGAGATGTGGTATCTATATAGCACCATTACTTGGCTGATGAAATCAACCCAAGAAAAAGTGAATAATGCTAGACTGCTCTCCGGTGGGATTTATACATGTAATGGTATAGGTGCCATGCAAAAGTGGCGTTGTATAgtgaaaaaggaaaaggggaagggaaaaaaaaaaaaaattggaAGGACTGGGTTggcaagaaaaaaaatatgCAAAATAGGGGAAATGGCCTAAGTAAGGAATAGGCAGTTAGGACAAAAGGAAACATATGATATAATATACCCTTGAATTCCATCATGCAGCAGGGTGCCCCAGCCAAGTAAACGGGGCAGTTACAGTCCCTGGAATGGTCATACACGCAAAAGgggtctccaactccaactaGTCAAAGCACAGCAACATTCGCAAAGTTCACGCAGGGTCTCGTACATGTCGTGAGAGTTATAAAGTTTGGGGCATTTCCGGGGGGATCAAGTCACCCAGGAAAACTTGACGGGTATGAGAGGATTTTACTCCTCCATCCGTCCAAAAAcaccgtcgtcatcgtcgtccgccTGGGCGGGGCGGCTGCCAAAATCGACATCAGCGTTGCGGGTTTGACGGCTGCTGCGTTCCGTCTTCCCCAGCCTAACTTCGCGCTCGTCTGACACCTTGTACGACATCGACGGATTGTACGACAGGGACGGAAACACGTCCTGTTGGGAGTTAGGCAGGGCAGTATCAGTGACACTGGTTCCTGAGCGGCCTAGGTTTCGATTCTCCACAGAGCTGGCCTGATCGAGGAAGCGAGACGGAAGCGGGGGTACTGGTGGAACACCGGGAGACACAGATGTCGGGCCCATTCGGGGAGTCCCAAAATTGCAGAGTCCGATGGCTGCAGCCAAATCcgcctcatcttcgtcaggCAACTTCGCCTCAGCAGTGGAAGGCCGAGTGTCAATGCTTGAGTGGCGGAAGTGCGAGAAGGCAGGGGAGGGCCATGGGGCGCTCCCCGTGAACGAGCTTGAGGGGATAGACTGGAAGGAGTGCGAGTACTGAGGGGCGGTGTTGTTGACACCGCCAAAAGGCTTCTCAGGCTCAACTGACATGTCGTCATCGCTGTTATCCTCGTCCATTGGCGGCGGTGTAGTCTCCGCCGAGCTGAGCCCGTCTCGGAGTTCGGACGACGCGCCTGGTGAAGCCGAAGAAATCTCCGACTCAGCGTCAGGGTTCTCGGAAGTCGGGTCATCGACATTCATGGTGACGAGGACAGACGCTGCCTCCAACAATTGCACCTGTTGGTGCTTCGAGATTAGAAGCTTCGACGTGATCGCCCATGCAGGGTCATGCTCCCACCTGTGTTTCGATAACAAGTCAACCGACTGAAACTCCATTACGAgatgggagaaggggagacGAGAGAGTAAATAGGGAGCTAGTTGACCACGAAGGCGACCGTTGCAGAGCCGACATGGTGCAATACTCCAAACCGGGCCGGGCGGCAGGATGGCAGAGGGGGGAGGTTACACACATATGCTTGGACAAGCAACTGCCATGCTTGTACCCCTTCCCACAACGATCGCAGCGAAGTTCGGGCCTGGagccttttccttcgccctTGACCAGATGGCCCCCTTCGCTAGCCCGACGGTTTCGGTTCTTGGTGCTAATCGGCTTGTCAGAGGGAGCACTTCCATCCACCGCGGTGTGGGCCATTTGTGAGCTGTCCTGAGCCTGGTTTGGTGAGGCCTTTCGAGCAACCGGGGAGTCCCGGTTGGGGCTGTTTACACTGCGGGAAAGGTATGAGCCAAAGGCAGAGGTAGCTCCGACCGAGCTAGATTCTAAGCCTttccgacttcctcgacgatggGCGGGCATGGCGATTCCTGTGGAGTCTGGGGAGTCTCCTAAGGAGGCAGCAACTGCAGCGGCAGCGTTGGCAGCGGCTGTGGTGGTCACGCTCTTTCGGCGAGTGACCCGGTGGTTTGCGTTCACGGCACCAAGGGAGATAGAATGGGAATGGTGACGAGGCGTGGGGTGAGGAAAGGGACGAGAGAGAGATAATTCCTAGGACGAGAGAGCAGTATTAGCATAGGAATTTGTTATTTTTCTATGttttctaaaaaaaaaaaagttgttGGAATGCTAGAGGCGGCAAAAGACACCCCTAACAAAGAAgacaaaaagagaaaagctACCTTGAATGAGGCCATAGTGGGTACGTGGACTTCTGGAAAGTCAATCCCAGAAAGCCCTTAAAAGAGATAGAAGTCAAAACAACTGTCTGTTTCTCGCAGTCAGTGGCTGTCTGAAAAAGaatcaaggagctgaagatcAGTGCAGAAAGTCGAGTTGGGGGGAGGGAAATCACGGGGGGAGCGCAGGGTACCTGTGGGTGGCGGAAGACTGGGCTCAGGGCGCAGATGATAAGCAATTGGGCGAGCAGGAATTGAGTAGGAAAGGCAATGAAAAAAGGACGAGcgagagagaggagaaggaaataaAAGAGGatagagagaaaggaggactAAGTCAAGGAGCTGAGGGGATAgcgagagggagagaagtgtgggagagaaagaaagtcGCAAGCAGGAGGCAGTCGAGAAGCAATGGAAGCAGAGGGAGCCAGAAAGAGGCACACCACGAGGAGAACGGTATCGCGAACGCCCCAATACCAGTGGAACAGTGAGAAACGCGGAATATTACATCACCGATACATGTCTCTTACAAGTGGAATATTTTTGGCGCCTGGACTTTGCGGGGGTTCTCTGGCTGCTTTGCTAGTCAAATGCATTCAGTAATGCGGGGACCGGCGATCAGACACTCTCCTTTTCCGCGTTGCgaacaacaataataataatcgCGCATGGCGAACACAAACAGTGCTCTTGTCGGGCCTTCTGCTACTACAAACGACGGCCTTGTGCGCGCTTACAATTCATCGAGGGCGATTACCTTCAGCTGGTTCCTGACTAACGGGCGAACAGCAAGGCAGAGACGAAATGATGTGACTCGCTCCACCCGCATCTGGGAGCCGACCGGCCAGCTAGTCAACAACCCCCTTGGGCCCATCCCAACCATTGGCAGACTGACACAACCACGCTGTCGTTCCCCGGTATGAAGCCCTGATTGCACGAACTCGGATCGAATAATTCGGTTTTAGGGCTCGTTCCCCAGACCCAAGCGACTCCCATTTCTTCTGACAGCGAACCTAGGAACAGCAATACTGGCCAAACTCAAAAGCTGTAAAATAACCAGATTGAGGCATTTAACCCCGTACCAAGGTAACAAGGGTAACATGATGTGGCTGTGGCCGCAGGTCAGGATGAACCGCCCAAAACACGCTTGTGACGGTCTGGCTGAATGTCCTAGGCCTGGCCGGTGGGGAATGACATCATCTACCCGCTCCACCCTCAGTCGGCGATTGGCTACCGGACTGGGGAAATGCCAGCCCAACTCTGACTCTCAGTCGATAATTCGATATCACCTCAGATACGATCCATTCCAGTGTCTGAGCTCTGAGGGTGCTTGCTGCATGTCAGAAATAACGATACGGGCAAATCATCACCAGA
This genomic interval from Aspergillus puulaauensis MK2 DNA, chromosome 7, nearly complete sequence contains the following:
- a CDS encoding alcohol dehydrogenase family protein (COG:Q;~EggNog:ENOG410PG9N;~InterPro:IPR013154,IPR013149,IPR002328,IPR036291, IPR011032,IPR020843;~PFAM:PF00107,PF08240;~go_function: GO:0008270 - zinc ion binding [Evidence IEA];~go_function: GO:0016491 - oxidoreductase activity [Evidence IEA];~go_process: GO:0055114 - oxidation-reduction process [Evidence IEA]); translation: MSNKTMRAVVFNGLHKVAVEDRPVPQVQHPEDIVIKATYTALCGSDLHVYRGTEPAGTGFIMGHEVTGEVVEVGDAVKTVQKGDSIVSAFTTSCGTCFYCKAGFSSRCDKNALLGCDNLDGAQAEYVRIPNADGTVIKAPPGIEEKYLVLMGDIFPTGYFAALNAFKNVTAEQIAQQTVVLIGCGPVGLCALINALEYKPKHILAVDSVPSRLELARSLGAEPWNFQTDRENLGKRVLELTEGRGADAVIEVVGLSPALRMGFDLLRPWGVISSVGVHNGEIPWNGNEAYGKNLTLQMGRCPVRSVSDAALEVLKRNQHLLGFMADHIMPLSQAVEAYDLFNAMKVQKVIFEAAK
- a CDS encoding GTPase-activating protein GYP6 (COG:U;~EggNog:ENOG410PH7C;~InterPro:IPR035969,IPR000195;~PFAM:PF00566); the protein is MRGIEDSRQRWNILFHSRDTPSDLREALKSEQDDNICDDGLRSICWKAFLLFENLGHAQWPSKISDARSTYVALKEHFLKYVEHPDDLQSSVDPLADDEQSPWQTLRQDEQLRADILQDVDRCLQENYFFHEPATKAKMVDILFIYSKLNPDLGYRQGMHELLAPILWVVDRDAIEPKSRETSWPTGQADDCMFQLLDADYIEHDAFNLFCSVMQTTRIYYEHNAHRSTNGQADAIPIVLQCEHIHNDLLVAADLELADHLQALDILPQIFLTRWMRLLFGREFPFQDMLVVWDLLFAEGLRSELVDFVCVAMLLRIRWQLLNSDSSTALTTLLRYPSPHPNNPVSFVQDGLYLEQNPTSERGAFIISKYSGKPPELSKTAESTGRLRPVRKFQFRSDYMNSSEGSTPSRSPARNSPLSFEGLFHDVSEGIQRRTETWGVAKAVRGAVNEAKKNMQSIQAEQGPRLTRPGDVAPVRGSDSISYRESEATSKLKGELESLWKRNRALAQTLGEAVNDIRSKVTKEETLDADTTNSIKQSLAKIESVRGSLETPNPVLEVTTSSPVSGTASEAKKSENRTAAGEKASISENDKTSRSSVDSTPSNPTPAKSPVGSEGGQRSVLSPKPVYNARPLRQATRQSLANSEFSWMLGGDRHLSSFVSPASVPPEQTRQGESRNKQNAHFGNGNVEQKPNAEPDGMAMKSLRGAKRAG
- a CDS encoding uncharacterized protein (COG:S;~EggNog:ENOG410PP4A) encodes the protein MSADLFAEFGNGPSTRQPSNAARQHAPAPQASSLIDGLDAFEDATLAQSTPRHLNEPAPLSGTRKHSIQYDDFGEFELPQPGTNNDVLFDAALEEFSDDASDDWGEFETAEPSIGHINKYKAEKPVERQETINKPTASTLQNTRSPSGLSGTVDLLGSLDSLSFQDKSAASYHRSIDILVDDSPATKIVNMQNAKPKLPVQEELFEEWADFTDGPIETTQSSKRKVADHQGMVGKKGDPAQTLKPTAKTGPTKVLKPRTKSPPAGHVRPTNIPPPSILLELFPQIFERLRQDGAEAKRNLQEREILESVSLSIINTLKTVARVIAGRTLRWKRDAILSQSMRIGPARSGKTGGMKLSTVNKNEDIKEQQEAVDVINMWRDRAALFNSVTQAAGRRPVQAIMENTRVTTAMASHGAIKASHACALCGLKRDERIPKIDENVEDSFGEWWTEHWGHTECRQFWEDNMGLLGQR
- a CDS encoding putative Yippee zinc-binding protein Moh1 (COG:S;~EggNog:ENOG410PPS5;~InterPro:IPR034751,IPR004910,IPR039058;~PFAM:PF03226); the encoded protein is MGLSYNVYLTSAKIFGCKKCKTHLADYEDIISRSFRGQHGKAYLFNNVVNITQSEAVERGMTTGRHIVRDIACRQCKETVGWKYDKAYENSEKYKEGKFILEEELLCVVC
- a CDS encoding putative C2H2 finger domain protein (COG:S;~EggNog:ENOG410PHSP;~InterPro:IPR013087), with product MASFKELSLSRPFPHPTPRHHSHSISLGAVNANHRVTRRKSVTTTAAANAAAAVAASLGDSPDSTGIAMPAHRRGSRKGLESSSVGATSAFGSYLSRSVNSPNRDSPVARKASPNQAQDSSQMAHTAVDGSAPSDKPISTKNRNRRASEGGHLVKGEGKGSRPELRCDRCGKGYKHGSCLSKHMWEHDPAWAITSKLLISKHQQVQLLEAASVLVTMNVDDPTSENPDAESEISSASPGASSELRDGLSSAETTPPPMDEDNSDDDMSVEPEKPFGGVNNTAPQYSHSFQSIPSSSFTGSAPWPSPAFSHFRHSSIDTRPSTAEAKLPDEDEADLAAAIGLCNFGTPRMGPTSVSPGVPPVPPLPSRFLDQASSVENRNLGRSGTSVTDTALPNSQQDVFPSLSYNPSMSYKVSDEREVRLGKTERSSRQTRNADVDFGSRPAQADDDDDGVFGRMEE